The following is a genomic window from Flavobacterium sp..
GCATCATTTTCAAACGAAGCAAACTGTAAATTCAAAATATAACTTCCATCTTTTACAGCATCATTAACGTAAATCATTTCGGTAATTGTACAATTAAAACGAGCATCTTTATTTACATTATTGACATCTTTTACATTCCAAAAGGCTTTGTGCGCCAATAATTTTCCTTCATCGTGTTCTTTGTCTACACTAGGCAAATCGATTAGCAAATGTTGAATGCCTTTTTCTCTGATAAAAATGGCTGCAGCTTCTTCTAAATAGGGCGGATTCGTATTGGAATAATTTAAATGTTTTTTGCTTTCTGGATTTGGCAATGTCCTGATGATGATGGCTTCTGTTGAGACGTTGCAATGCAACGTCTCTTCTATTTGTTCTTTTGTAATAACTAAATCTTCTCCGATCGCTTTTGGTTCCACCGAAATCAATTCCGCAGTAAAGAAAAACTGTTTCAAACATTGATTGATTGAGTAAAAATCACGGGTAATATGCCCTAAACATTCTGTGTGGGTGCCATGTGCGTGCGGATTGAAGAAAATATTATTAAAATTCGTAGAAGATTTTCCTTCCGAAACTTTGCCAATCCAATCACCCATAGTTACAGGTGCAATCTCGGGCGTGTTTTGATACCAAGCAATTGGATTTTGTTCGTTGTTTGTTAGAGGAATCGAAATATCAAGAGGATTTGATAAGTCGATTTGTTGGTTATTTATTGTTGCTTTCATATTTTTAACCGCAAAGAGCGCAAGGATTTACGCAAGGTTCGCTAAGTTTACTTTTTATTTTTATTTAGTTCGTATAGAGTTAGAGGTTATTTACAACTCTTTTTACTCCATTTTTGATAAGAGAAACATTGAAATTTATTAGTAAGCCTAACTTACAATTTGTTAATTTTAAATAAGTCAATAATTGAGCGAAATGAACATCATTCAATGCTTCTACCGATTTAATTTCAATTATTAATTTGTTTTCAACTATTATATCAATTCTGTAACCTACATCGAGTTTTACTTCTTCATAAATTAAGGGTAAAGGCTTTTGTTTTTCAACATTTAATCCTGTCTTCCTTAATTCGTAATACAAACATTCTTCGTAAGCACTTTCCAGCAAACCTGGACCCAAACTTTGATGCACTTTCAAAGCACAATCAAATACAATTCTTGATAATTCATTTTCTGTCATAATTATTTATTTTGGCGTGTATAATTTAAATTGTTGCGTCCTTTGCGAAAAACTTTGCGCTCTTTGCGGTAAACTACTCCAAATTTAATAAAAACAAATTGGAAGTAGTTAAAGAATTAATAAATTCACCTCAATTAATTGTATTTAAATTTATAATTAATTAATTTTAAAGTATTCTTTGGATCTAAAAGAAACTTAAAATGAAAAAATATTTTGTTATCATAGTGCTTTTATCAAATGTTTGTTCTTTTGCACAAATAAAAACAGACTCTATTCAACCAATTCTACAACCGATTAAAATGAATAGTAATCTGAATACAACTTGTTCTTTTTTATCTTTTAATCAACTAAATTTTTACACAAAAAATGACTTTTCTATTTATAATAGAGCTACGATGATGAATGATAATTTTTCAGTTTACAAAGGTCAATTTGAATATAAAAATTCTATTTTCATTCCTGAAAATACAATCTATAATTCTAAAATCGACTCATTTAATCCAAATGGAGTTAGTGATTTTGGCAGTGCTTTGTTGACTGGTGTTTTGAATTTAACATTGAGTTTGTTTACTATTAAATAAAGTCTTACTTATTTAATAAAAACAAATCACTTGCTATTCCATCACTCAAAAACTTTCCTTTTTTGGTTGTTCGTAAAATATTATCATCCACAAACAACAAATGATCTTCAATGAATTTTGCTGCTTGTTGGTTCAAATAAGCCAGATAGGTTTTTCCGAATTCTTGTTCGATTCGTTCTAACGAAACACCCCAAATCGTGCGCAAACCGGTCATAATATATTCATTATAACGGTCGGTTTTTGTTAAAGTCTCAATTTCGATGGGTAATTTATTTTCTTGAATAGATTTGATATACAACGAATTGTTTGACACATTCCAACCACGATTTTTCCCATCATAACTGTGTGCCGAAGGTCCAATTCCGATGTATTTTTTACCCAACCAATAGCTCGAATTGTTTTTTGAAAAATAATTTTCTTTTCCAAAATTCGATAATTCATAGTGAATGAATCCGTTTTCTGAAAGTTTATCAACCAAAATTTGAAAATGCTCTTGAGCTACTTCGTCATCTGGTGACGGAATGATTCCTTTTTGAATAAACAAATGCAAAGCAGTTTTAGGCTCCACTGTTAACGCATAACTTGAAATATGTGGCACACCAAAAGACAAAGCGGTTTCGATATTTTGTAACCATTTTTCGTTGCTCATTTCGGGAACTCCGTAAATCAAATCGATGGAAATATTATCGAAATAGTGTGTGGCAATTTCCAAACATTTTTTGGCTTCTTGAACATTGTGTGCACGATTCATCAGCTGTAAATCGTCTTCAAAAAACGATTGAATTCCGATTGACAATCGATTGACTTTATTTTTTGACAATTCAATTATTCGATTCTCCGTTAAATCATCTGGATTGGCTTCTACGGTTATTTCAGGATTTTCAACAACTTTATAATTTTTATAAACCGAATCAATCAAAAATCTCAAATCTGCAATTTGCAATATCGAAGGCGTTCCACCACCAAAGTAAATCGTCTCTACAATCTCATCTTGAAACTCACTTTTGCGCATTTCAATTTCTTTAGCCAATGCCAAAACCATCTCATCTTTCTTCTTCAAATTAGTAGAAAAATGAAAATCGCAATAATGACAAGCTTGTTTGCAAAAAGGTATGTGAATGTAGATTCCTGACATTTTATTAGTATTCAGTCGCAGTCGCAGTTTGCAGTACTGAGACTGAAAACTGAGACTGAAAACTATTTTTTAACTCTCGATTCATTCTGTTTTACAAAAGCATCCCAACCCGAATAACTTTTCCCAACCTCAACTCTTCCCGAATTAAAAAAATGACAAACTGCTGCCGCCAAACCATCGGTTGAGTCGAGATTTTTTGGTAATTCTTTTAAACCTAATAATTGTTGCAACATTTTGGCTACTTGTTCTTTACTGGCGTTTCCGTTTCCGGTGATGGCCATTTTGATTTTTTTGGGTTCGTATTCTGTAATAGGAATATCTCTTGAAAGTCCGGCTGCCATGGCAACGCCTTGTGCTCTTCCTAATTTCAGCATCGATTGTACGTTTTTCCCAAAGAACGGCGCTTCAATGGCAATCTCATCTGGATGATGCGTTTCAATTAATTCGATAGTTCGTTCAAAAATAACTTTTAGTTTCTGATAATGGTTGTCGTATTTGGACAAAATGAGTTCGTTCAACTGTAGAAATTCCATTTTCTTGTTGACTACTTTGATTAATCCAAAACCCATAATCGTCGTTCCTGGGTCAATTCCTAATATGATGCGTTCGTTTGCCAATTATTTTGTTTCAAGTTTCAAGTTTCAAGTTCAAAGTTTTCGTTTCTTTGCAACATGATTTCAATTCCTCACAAAGCTAAGCAATTCCTTGTTTTTACCATCAAACTTTTGATTGTAATTGGTGCGTTTTATTTTATTTATGACCAAATTGCAGGAAATTCAAAGTTAGAATGGAGTAAATTTAAGACTTTAGTTTTGGAAAAAACTTCTGTCTTAACCATTATTTTCATTTTATTATTTAGTGTTGCCAATCGTTATTTTGAAATTTTAAAATGGCAGAATTTGGTTGCTTTTATCAAACCTATTTCGGTTGGTGAAGCGAGTAAACAAGTTTTAGGCGCTTTAACAGCTGGAATTTTCACACCAAATGGTTTAGGCGAATATGCAGGAAAAGCGATGTTTTTCAAAAAAGAGCAAACTAAAAAAGTGGTGTTTTTAAACCTGATTTGCAATGGAATTCAAATGATATTGACGATTATTTTCGGAACTATTGGATTGATTTTAATTGGATATTGGAAATGGGCTTTAGCGATTATTGGAATTGCTGTTGTTTTATTTTTTGCTTCAATTCTCTCTAAAAACATCACCATAAAAGGTTATTCGATTCAAAAATTATTGCATAAAATTAACGAAATTCCAAAAAAGATTCACCAAAAAAATATTGTCCTTGGCGTTTGTCGTTACTTGGTTTTTTCGCATCAATATTATGTTTTGTTTTTGGTTTTTGATGTAGATTTACCTTATCTGACTTTGATTAGTTCAATTGCTGCTGTTTACTTTTTAGCTTCTTCGTTACCAAGTTTCCAATTTTTAGATTTTGCGGTTAAAGGAAGTGTGGCGATGTTTTTCTTTGGAAAATATGGTGTTAACGAATGGATTGTGATTTTCATTAGTACCTTAATGTGGTTTTTAAACGTAGTTTTACCTGTGGTGATTGGCAGTTATTATGTGATGCGATTTAAGTTGAATACTTCAAAATAGTTTATTCGTATGTTGGAATTAATTCTCGGAACCGTTTTTCTCATTTACCTCTTGTTCATCGGGCAACTGATTTATGGATTTAACCGAATGAAACGCTTTTCAAAAACAGAATTCACTCCAAAAACCTCTTTTACCATTGTAGTTCCTTTCCGTAATGAAAAAGAGAATCTTCCTAATTTATTACATTCGATTTCATTGTTACATTATCCGAAGGAATTAGTGGAAGTGATTTTGGTGGATGATGATTCTGATGATGAATTTAGAATTCAGAATTTAGAATTTAGAATTCAAATGGTAAAGAATATTCGTAAATCTAATTCACCCAAGAAAGATGCGATTGAGACTGCGATTGAAATTGCTAAAAATGATTGGATTATTACTACCGATGCGGATTGTTTGGTTCAGAAAGATTGGTTGACGATTTACGACCAATATATTCAGGAAAATGAAGTTGAAATGGTAGCTTCTGGCGTTTGTTATGTTACAAAAAAAGACTTTTTATCCGCTTTTCAGAATTTAGATTTCTTGAGTTTACAAGGCGCTACGATTGGAAGCTTTGGAATCAACCAACCTTTTATGTGCAATGGTGCTAATTTAGCTTATTCCAAACAATTTTTCAAGGAATTAAACGGTTTTCAAGGAAATGAAAACATAGCCAGCGGAGACGATGTTTTTTTATTGCAAAAAGCGGTTTCAGGTGCTCCAGAGCAAGTTGGGTTTTTATTGGCTAAAGAAAGTATTGTCGCTACAAAGCCTGTTGCAACTTGGTCTGAATTGTTTCAACAACGGGTTCGCTGGGCCTCGAAAAGTACGGGTTACTCTTCTCTTTATGGAAAATTGTTAGCACTTGTTGTTTTTGGTGGAAATTTGGGTTGGATAGTAAGTTTTTTACTTTGGTTAATTGGATTTTTAGACCAAAATATTTTCATGCTTTTTGTTGCTTTGAAATTCCTAATCGATTTTATTTTGCTCTATAAAACCGCTAATTTCTTCGAATCGAAATTACAATATGTGTTGGCGAGTAGTTTGTTGTATCCGTTTTTTAGTGTTTCGGTGGCGGTGTATTCGTTGTTTGGGAAATATAGTTGGAAAGGGAGAAACTTTAAAAAATAATTAGCTCGAAAAGACGATTTATTTGGAACGCTGATGACACAGATAAAACAGATTTTTACAGATTATTTAACCGCAAACTTGTCATGCTGAAAGCATCTCTTTCATGTTCAAAATTAAATTTTTGAATTTGATTTTTAGCTTGTAATTGTACTTGATTTTATCCTTGATTATTTCTCCATTTTGATAATTACTGGAAGTACAAATTGTGTTTTTACTTTTACGCCTCTTTTTATTGCAGGCTCTACTTTTGGAAAATCGGATAATCTTGACATTAAAATGCTATCGATTTTGGTTTTATCTGCTAAAGCAATACTGTCGTTAGTATATTGTGTTTCAAATTGTAAACTAGAATCAGTATTTATAGTAATTTTTACGTTGATGGTATCGATTTTTGGATATTCAATTCGTAATGTATCAATACCTATTCTTTCCTGAATAGTTTGTGCCATATAATCAAAGAAACATTGTTTTTTTATTGCTGCATCTATAATGGTATCGCATTGCAAAACCGATGGAAATTCATCCACTTCGTCCCAATTGATTTTTTTAAGTTCTTGCTTTAATAATTCCTTCTCATCTGGTACTTGTTTTTCAAAGTATTGGCAAGATTGAATAGCTAAAAGCAAAAAAAGTAGTTGAATTGTTTTTTTCATATTATTCTTCCATCTGAAACATTACAGGGATTGCATAAGAAATAGTAACTGGTTTTCCATCACAATTAGCAGGAATGGCTTTTGGCAACGATTTAATAATGCGAACAGCCTCTTCTTCTAAAATTAGACCATTTTTTGGACCTATGACATCTTTAATTTGTGGGTTCCCTTCTTTATCAATTAGAAAATAAACCATCACTCTTCCTTGTAATTCGTGATCCATTGCAAATTCTGGATATCTAAATTTTTTATAAATATGCTTTCTTATGTAATCATTAAATGATACTTGTTCTTCAAGTCCTGTAGTCAGATTTTTTACTTTATAGAATGGTAATTCTTGAGAAGTACATTTTGTAAAACCTAAATCATCTTCTTTTACAACTGTAGTTGTAATTTTAGATTTCTCAATAGAATCGGCTTGTTTTTTTTGTTGTTTGGCAATTTTACTTTCCTGAACACGAACCAAATAAGCATCCCACTCTATTTTTTTTTGCTCATCTGATTCTTTTTTAAGCCTTGCCAATTCTTTCAAACGATCTTGGGTTGACAAATTTTTGTCTTGAGCAACAGCCGTGTTAACCACTAAAAAAGAAATAAAAAGTAAAAAAACAAATCTCATAGCAATCAATTAAGTAAAATGTATGAAACAAAGTTATAAATTTGTTAGACAATAACTAAAATCTTATGGAATACTTTTTACTGATTTTGGGTTTACTTTTGATGCTAGTGGGAATTATTGGCAGTTTTTTACCTGCTTTACCAGGACCGCCTATTAGTTGGGTTGGGATTTTATTGCTTTATTTTTGTCCTAGAATGGAAACTAATTATTGGTTGCTAGGCATTACATTAGTAATTGCGATAGTAATTGGCGTATTAGATTATGTGATTCCAGCAAAAGGCACTAAGTATTTTGGCGGAAGTAAATACGGAATTTGGGGAACGAATATAGGTTTGGTTATTGGCTTATTCTTTCCTCCTTATGGATTTTTAATTGGTCCTTTTTTATGCGCTTTAATAGGAGAACTTATTTACAACTCTAATGAAGGAAAACGAGCTTTTAAAGCAGCTTTAGGTTCGCTTTTAGGCTTCTTAGCCGGGACTTTTATAAAGCTTTTGGTTAGCTTATTATTTTTAGGTGTATTTTTTGTTGTGGTTTGGCAAAATAGAGGGGTTTGGTTTTGATAATACCCTAAAAATCAAAAAGCCTTGCATAAATGTAAAGCTTTTCTTGGTTTAACTACCTCCCTTTAAACGGTATCTTTTGGTCTAACAATAATTCGTAGTGATTGATCTTTTGTAAAATAAGCAATTGCCCAATTGTATAATGTTTTTAATCTATTACGATAATTTACAAGCGACATAATATGCACAAACAACCACATCATCCAAGCAAAAAAACCATTAAAATGTGTATTACCTGGAATATCAGCTACTGCTTTAGCTCTTCCAATGATTGCCATTGAGCCTTTGTCTTTGTAGTGAAAGGTTTGTAACAATTTATTTAATTGTAGGTTATTTAAATTATGAGCTAGATTTTTACCTTGTTGAATAGCAACTTGAGCAACTTGTGGATGTCCATGTGGAAATTTTATATCGGTATTCTCCATAATACATGTGTCCCCAATAGCATAAATATTGTCGGTTCCTTTTATTTTATTAAATTCATCTACAATAAGTCTTTTTGCTCTACCATAACATTCTTTTGGTATTCCTTCAAAAATCATTGCAGAAACACCTGCAGCCCAAATAAGATTTTTAGTTTTTATATATGTTCCGTCTTTAAATGTTACTACATTTCCGTCATAATCCACAACTTGCATGTTTAACTTTACTTCAACACCTAATTGTTTCAAAGACTCTAAAGTATATTTTTGTGATTTCTCACTCATTGGAGCTAACAGCCTATCTCCACCATCTACTAGATAAATTTCTGTCTTTCTGAAATGACTCAATTCGGGATACTCATTCCTAATAATAGTTTTACTCATTTCAGCAAACATTCCCGAAACCTCAACTCCAGTAGGTCCACCACCTGCTACAACCATAGTTAACAATCGTTTTTTTTCGGCTTTATTTTTTGTAACAGTAGCTTTTTCTATTCGTTGCAATAAAATATTTCTCATATTTAAAGCATCGTCAAGTGTTTTCATGGGAATGGCATTTTTCTTTACATTTTCCATTCCAAAGTAATTACTTTCTGTACCTGTGGCAAAAACTAAGTAATCGTAAGCAAGTTCTCTATTACTTAACTTTATTTTATTTTCAGATGGAAGTACTTCAGAAAATTCTCCAAGCCAAAAACGGATGTTTTTATTTTCTTTTAATAATTTACGAAAAGGATAACTAATTGATGATGGTTCTAAAAAACCTGTTGCAACTTGATAAATTAGAGGTGGAAAAAAATGATAATTATTTTTATCCACTAATGTAATGGTGAAGTATTTGTTGTTAGCTAATGAATTTGCAAGGTTTATTCCTGCAAATCCGCCTCCAATAATCACAATATGTTTTTTCATTTTTCAAACACTTTAAGCCTCTTAATACGCTTTTAATATTGTAAAATTACTATATATATATTTTGATTGAGACAAAGAAAAGTTAAAAAAATAAAAAGTTTTAAAATCAAAAAAGCCTTGCATAAATGCAAAGCTTTTCATTGGTCTAACTACTAAACCTTGTGGTACTTTCGTACCTAAACAACACAACTATTTTAAATATTGTAAGAGGGCAAAAAAGCCTTTCTCTTAAGAAAGGCTTCCTCTTTACTGGCGGTCTGGACGGGACTCGAACCCGCGACCCCATGCGTGACAGGCATGTATTCTAACCAACTGAACTACCAAACCAGTGCTTGATTGCGAGTGCAAATATACTACGCTTTTTCATTCCTGCAAATATTTTTACGAAAAAAATAAACTTTTTTCAGTGTTTTTAGCCAAACTTTTGTTTTTCAACCAAATAGGTTAGTAAAATTTTTTCAAAATTTTCATCTACAGAAACCGGCACATAACGTATTTGATACTGCATACACGTTGCCTCTACCGTTTTAAAATAATCTTGTACTCTTTTTTGATACAATTCTTGAGTATTTTCTGCAAATAAATTGATTTCTTCTCCTGTTTCTACATCAATAAATTTACGAGGTGTATTATCAAAATTAAAATTTAATTCTGTTTTTTTATCATACACATGAAAAACCACCACCTTGTGTTTGTTATGTTTTAAATGTTGTAAAGCTTTGAAAATTTTTTCATTGTTTTCTTCGGAACCTTCAGAATGAAACATATCAGTAAACAAAATCACCATAGAACGGCGGTGAATATTTTCTGCAATTTGATGCAAAAAAGTTACGGTATCCGTTTTTCTAGTAGTTTTATTTTGCGATAAAACTTCTTCCAGCTTGCTTAAAATCATACGATGATGACGATCACTCCCTTTCTCAGGTGAATAATATTCATAGATATCCGAATAAACACTCAATCCAACTGCATCGCGCTGCTTTTTAAGTAAATTCATCAAAACCGCAGAAGCCAACACCGAAAAACCAATTTTATTCTCATAAAATAGCTGATTCTCTTTTAATTTTGGATAATGCATCGAAGACGAATTATCGATTATCAAATGACAACGCAAATTGGTTTCTTCTTCGTAGCGCTTGGTATATAATCTATCCGTTTTAGCGTATAATTTCCAATCGATATGTTTTGTGCTTTCACCTGGATTATAGATTTTATGTTCAGCAAACTCAGCTGAAAATCCATGAAAAGGGGATTTGTGCATACCCGAAATAAATCCTTCGACAATTTGGTTAGCCAAAAGTTCCAAGTGCTCAAAACTGGATATTTTTTCTACTTGAGATTCTAGATTCATATCGTAAAGATAGAAAAAGATTTTTTATTTTTGGAAAAAGGTTTTGTGAGAAAGTTTTAAGAAAATAATTAAAAAAAGGCTCAACTTTCGTTGAACCTTTTATTTATCTATTTTCTATTGATTATAGTAATGCGTCAATTGCATCAGTATAGGTTTTCTTAGGAGCTACACCCACTTGTCTTCCTACTACTTCTCCATTCTGGAAAATCAATACTGTTGGAATGTTTCTAACACCGTATTTTGCAGCAAATTCCTGATTGGCATCTACGTCCACTTTTCCTACTACTGCTTTTCCTTCATACTCACTGTGAATTTCGTCGATAACTGGCCCAACCATTCTACATGGTCCACACCAAGCTGCCCAAAAATCTACTACTACTGGTTTGTCTGATTTTAATACTACCTCATCAAAAGTAGCATCTGTTATTGCTAATGCCATATTTTTCTTTTTAGTTTTATACTTATTTGAATTGCAAATTTAGGAATTAATTACGAATGAAAGTATGTTTTAAAATTACTTTTGATTATACTCTCATTTGAAGAATTTATACTTAATTCAATTTAAAATTAACCTGCAAACGTTCCAATTCTTGAAGCAGTTCTGAGGAAATTTTTACTTTCAATTTTCTACTAGGCATTGAAAGTTTTGTTTTGACGATAATTTCTTCCTTTTCTACTGGAACTTCTATCTCCATTTCTGCTACTTCACCCGACTCATTCACAATATCTTCTTCTATATCAAGCGGAGCAACAACTGGAATTTCTTCCAAGGCTTTTTTAATTCGATCCAATTCCATTACTTCAAATGTCACCGAATTATCTCCTTTGTTTTCAGAAAATATTTGATTTAATTCTGTAATTACATGCTCTTTAACCTCATTTATTGGAAACATTAAAATCAATTTCTTGGCAAACGTTGGCAACACATCGGCTAACATTTTAGCATCTAAAAACTGAATTCTCGGATCTGATTTTTTGCCTGTTTCGCGATTTACCCAGCCTTCTTTGACATTAATTTTGAAATACACAAACTGATTTTGCAACAAGAAATGTCTGTATTTTAAATATTCTTCATCAAAAATTCGAAACTCATAACTTTCATCATAGCCTTCAAGAACAAAAGTTGCCCAACCCTTTCCGTTTTTTGCAGTTCGATGTTGCACATTGGTTACAATTCCTCCAAAAGAAAGATTTTTACCCAAATGTTGTTCCAAATTTTTGAGCGATTCTAATTTAGTAGAACAGAAATATTTCATTTCAAACTTATAATCATCTAATGGATGACCTGAAATATAAATTCCAACGACTTCTTTTTCTTTGGCTAATTTTTCCATTGTACTCCATTCATCACACGGTGGTACTTGTGGTTCAGCAATTTGAACTTCTGAAGCATCACCAAACAAACTTACTTGTGATGAGTTTTCGTTTTCTTGAAATTTCGAACCATAACGAATTGCTTTTTCTAAAAACGTAATTCCGTCTCCATCATGATGAAAATATTGAGCGCGATGTGTTTCTGTAAAACCATCAAAACCACCCGCTAAAGCTAAACTTTCAAAAGCTTTTTTATTAGCAGCTCTTAAATCAATTTTTTTAGCTAAATCAAATATCGATTTATAGGGAGCCTCTTTTCTATTTTGAACAATAGTATCTACTGCATTTGCCCCAACCCCTTTAACAGCTCCTATTCCAAAACGAACCGCATAATTTTCATTTACCGTAAATTTATAGTACGATTCATTTACATCTGGACCCAAAACAGCCAATCCCATACGTTTACATTCTTCCATAAAGAACGAAACTTGTTTGATATCGTTCATGTTATTGGATAGCACCGCCGCCATATATTCAGCAGGATAATGTGCTTTCAAATAAGCCGTTTGATACGCAATCCAAGCATAGCAAGTAGAGTGCGATTTATTGAACGCATAACTTGCAAACGCTTCCCAGTCTTTCCAAATTTTCTCTAAAATAACTGGATCGTGTCCTTTTTCTGCTGCTTGGTTTATGAATTGAGGTTTCATTTTGTTCAAAACGTCAATTTGTTTTTTACCCATCGCTTTACGCAAAACGTCGGCATCACCTTTTGAAAATCCCGCTAATTTTTGCGACAAAAGCATAACCTGTTCTTGATAAACGGTAATTCCATAGGTTTCAGCTAAATATTCTTCGCACGCATCTAAATCGTATTTGATTTCTTCTTCACCATTTTTTCTTCGAACGAAAGAAGGAATATACTCCAATGGTCCCGGACGATATAAGGCATTCATGGCAATTAAATCGGCAAAAACAGTTGGTTTTAAATCCTTCATGTATTTTTGCATTCCAGGCGATTCGTATTGGAAAACCCCAACCGTTTCACCTCTTTGGAATAACTCATATGTTTTTTGGTCGTCAATTGGAAAATTATCCGGATCTAAGTCGATTCCTAAACGATATTTTACCAATTTAACGGTGTCTTTAATTAAGGTTAGGGTTTTTAATCCCAAGAAGTCCATTTTCAACAAACCGGCACTTTCCGCTACCGAGTTGTCAAATTGCGTTACATATAAATCGGAATCTTTTGCTGTAGTAACTGGTACGAAATTGGTAATATCGCTAGGCGTAATAATTACACCACAAGCGTGAATTCCGGTGTTTCGCATAGAACCTTCTAATACTTTTGCTTGCTGAATGGTTTCGCCTGCTAAATCTTCTGAGTTGGCAATCCCAATTAATTCTTTAACTCTGTCAAATTCTTCCGAACGCAAAGCTTTTTTAACTTCCCCTTCTTCTTCGGCTAAAAATCGGGCTAAATTCCATTTAGAAGGCATCATTCCTGGAATCAATTTGGCAATTCTATCAGCTTCAAAAAGCGGTAAATCTAACACCCGAGCAGTGTCTCGAATAGCTGATTTTGTTGCCATTTTACCATACGTA
Proteins encoded in this region:
- the trxA gene encoding thioredoxin, translating into MALAITDATFDEVVLKSDKPVVVDFWAAWCGPCRMVGPVIDEIHSEYEGKAVVGKVDVDANQEFAAKYGVRNIPTVLIFQNGEVVGRQVGVAPKKTYTDAIDALL
- the dnaE gene encoding DNA polymerase III subunit alpha, with translation MYLIFDTETTGLPKSWTAPITDTDNWPRCIQIAWQLHDEMGNLIEHQDYLVKPEGFNIPYDAERIHGISTELAMEQGILLSEVLEKFNIALSKTKFIVGQNVGFDVNIMGCEFHRMSIGSDMSKMPVLDTCTEITANLLKLPGGRGGRFKLPTLTELHQYLFNHPFAEAHNATADVEATTRCFLELIKREVFTKEELDVTPEYLRSFREKNLGEIQLIGLKHINLKKASEEIRARLKKIEQEEVQTTISEEVKSDLKEASFAHLHNHTQFSVLQSTIAINDLVKASAKFKMPAVAMTDTGNMMGAFHFVSAVMNHNKAAKAKIEAAIEAGEEPTETEIKPIVGCEFNICDDHKDKTKKDNGYQVVLLAKNKKGYHNLAKMSSIAYTDGFYYVPRIDRKIVEQYKEDIIVLSGNLYGEIPSKILNVGESQAEEALIWWKEQFGSDFYLEVMRHKQEDENRVNQTLMAFAKKHNVKLVATNNTYYVNKEDANAHDILLCVKDGEKQATPIGRGRGYRYGMPNQDYYFKSGDEMKQLFVDLPDAIINIQEIIDKVEAYSLYRDVLLPKFKIPDEFEVPEDAEDGGVRGENNYLRHLTYLGAEKRYPELTDDIKERIDFELLTISNSGYPGYFLIVQDFIAEARKMDVSVGPGRGSAAGSAVAYCLGITNIDPIKYDLLFERFLNPDRVSMPDIDIDFDDEGRGRVMQYVIDKYGKNQVAQIITYGKMATKSAIRDTARVLDLPLFEADRIAKLIPGMMPSKWNLARFLAEEEGEVKKALRSEEFDRVKELIGIANSEDLAGETIQQAKVLEGSMRNTGIHACGVIITPSDITNFVPVTTAKDSDLYVTQFDNSVAESAGLLKMDFLGLKTLTLIKDTVKLVKYRLGIDLDPDNFPIDDQKTYELFQRGETVGVFQYESPGMQKYMKDLKPTVFADLIAMNALYRPGPLEYIPSFVRRKNGEEEIKYDLDACEEYLAETYGITVYQEQVMLLSQKLAGFSKGDADVLRKAMGKKQIDVLNKMKPQFINQAAEKGHDPVILEKIWKDWEAFASYAFNKSHSTCYAWIAYQTAYLKAHYPAEYMAAVLSNNMNDIKQVSFFMEECKRMGLAVLGPDVNESYYKFTVNENYAVRFGIGAVKGVGANAVDTIVQNRKEAPYKSIFDLAKKIDLRAANKKAFESLALAGGFDGFTETHRAQYFHHDGDGITFLEKAIRYGSKFQENENSSQVSLFGDASEVQIAEPQVPPCDEWSTMEKLAKEKEVVGIYISGHPLDDYKFEMKYFCSTKLESLKNLEQHLGKNLSFGGIVTNVQHRTAKNGKGWATFVLEGYDESYEFRIFDEEYLKYRHFLLQNQFVYFKINVKEGWVNRETGKKSDPRIQFLDAKMLADVLPTFAKKLILMFPINEVKEHVITELNQIFSENKGDNSVTFEVMELDRIKKALEEIPVVAPLDIEEDIVNESGEVAEMEIEVPVEKEEIIVKTKLSMPSRKLKVKISSELLQELERLQVNFKLN